Proteins encoded within one genomic window of bacterium:
- the murB gene encoding UDP-N-acetylmuramate dehydrogenase translates to MQFQENVSLKEYSNYKIGGPARYFFAPKTVDELTEAVKKARVEKLKIFILGGGTNLIINDAGFEGLVIKPEIGGLRREGNLILAGAGVLMADLLNFAIENSLSGFEWAGGLPGTVGGAVRGNAGAFGGETKDNIKEVVSLDIRDAEPNLTKRNREACQFGYRNSVFKINDGHEIVLEAEFELTPGDSAEIKKLIDEKIKYRQDRQPLEYPNIGSIFKNVDVHKASAEVVEACKAVIKTDPFPVIPTAHLINEAGLKNQQIGQAMVSPKHPNFIINLGGATAEDVKALIKVVKSTVKEKFGVDLEEEVIYV, encoded by the coding sequence ATGCAATTCCAGGAAAACGTCAGCTTAAAAGAATACAGCAACTACAAGATAGGCGGGCCGGCCCGTTATTTTTTTGCGCCCAAAACAGTTGATGAATTAACCGAGGCGGTGAAAAAAGCCAGGGTGGAAAAGTTGAAGATATTTATTCTCGGTGGCGGCACCAACTTAATAATCAATGACGCCGGGTTTGAGGGCCTAGTAATAAAGCCGGAGATTGGGGGACTACGGCGCGAAGGGAATTTAATTTTGGCCGGAGCGGGAGTGTTGATGGCCGACCTGCTGAATTTCGCGATAGAAAATTCTCTTTCTGGTTTTGAGTGGGCGGGAGGCCTTCCCGGCACGGTCGGCGGAGCGGTGCGGGGCAATGCCGGAGCCTTCGGCGGGGAGACGAAAGATAATATTAAAGAAGTGGTCAGTTTGGATATCCGTGATGCTGAGCCGAATCTGACGAAAAGAAATCGGGAGGCCTGTCAATTTGGTTATCGGAATAGCGTTTTCAAAATCAACGACGGCCATGAGATTGTTTTGGAGGCGGAATTTGAATTGACGCCCGGAGATTCGGCAGAAATAAAAAAACTGATTGATGAAAAAATAAAATACCGCCAAGACCGTCAGCCTTTGGAATATCCTAATATCGGGAGTATTTTTAAAAACGTAGACGTGCATAAGGCTTCGGCGGAGGTAGTGGAGGCCTGCAAGGCGGTGATCAAAACCGATCCTTTCCCCGTAATTCCGACGGCCCATTTGATCAACGAGGCCGGATTAAAGAATCAGCAGATTGGTCAGGCGATGGTTTCTCCAAAGCATCCGAATTTTATTATTAATTTAGGCGGGGCGACCGCTGAGGACGTGAAGGCGTTGATAAAAGTTGTGAAGTCTACTGTGAAGGAAAAGTTTGGCGTTGATTTAGAGGAGGAAGTAATTTATGTTTAA
- a CDS encoding HPF/RaiA family ribosome-associated protein, with translation MKLNLKFTGLDSTLAIKTYIEDAMVTLGKFLSRTDGDSVLADVELARNTNHHQKGDVYHAECNLVVDGKTLRVACEGSDPRVCIDDVVDRMKSEIKKMGALGRPQDSGSQEKLRKLRGKD, from the coding sequence ATGAAATTAAACCTTAAATTCACCGGATTGGATTCGACTTTAGCTATCAAGACTTATATTGAGGATGCCATGGTGACTTTGGGAAAGTTCTTAAGCAGAACTGATGGAGATTCGGTGTTAGCGGATGTGGAGCTAGCCCGCAATACTAACCATCATCAAAAAGGAGACGTGTATCACGCCGAGTGTAATTTAGTAGTAGATGGCAAGACATTGCGAGTCGCTTGTGAGGGCTCTGATCCGAGAGTTTGCATTGATGATGTGGTGGATAGAATGAAATCGGAAATCAAAAAGATGGGCGCGCTTGGGCGGCCACAAGATTCCGGAAGTCAGGAAAAATTAAGAAAATTGCGAGGTAAAGATTAG
- the secA gene encoding preprotein translocase subunit SecA, which yields MFQWINKLFKSDKALRLKVAEVNALEAEIKEFSSERLLEESNSLKRLIQQKESLPASGGMTLDEALPRAFALVRETAKRTLNQRHFDVQLMGGMVLHQGKIAEMRTGEGKTLSATAPVYLNALSGKGVHVITVNEYLAKRDAVWMGQIYHALGLKIACLIHEGAKMYDPEFRGKNQESALLDKERDTTGSFLVQEDYLRPVSRREAYLADITYGTNHEFGFDYLRDNLVYSTDQQVQRERNYAIIDEVDSVLIDEARTPLIISAPDTASSDYYKTFARLVQGLEDGVDYIKDEKIRTIEITDEGINKVEKAANVQNIYSPENLRLTHYLNESLKARALFKRDKDYVVKDGEIILVDQFTGRLMLGRRYSGGLHQAIEAKEGVQVQQESRTYASISIQNYFRLYKKLAGMTGTAQTSAEEFDKVYKLEANSIQPNRPMVRKDDPDLIYKTAAGKYLAIAADVKERQKKGQPVLIGTVSIVKNEELSKALRDAGIQHEMLNAKNHEREGAIIAQAGRAGAVTVATNMAGRGVDIILGGNPPDITESQKVKDAGGLHVIGTERHESRRIDNQLRGRSGRQGDPGSSQFFLSLEDDLMRIFGGERIRSMMEWLKVPEDMPISAKLVTRSVSQAQSKVEGFNFDARKHLLDYDDVMNKQRLAIYKKRQDLLLEKSHPQILGMFDMLWMSHLENMEALAESVRLRAYGQHDPLVEYRREGHLLFQQLLAEFDQWMVENAEKLKEHAGHDHSQIPQPNIPKADSTSGSEVGRNDPCPCGSKKEDGSPKKYKHCHGK from the coding sequence ATGTTTCAGTGGATAAATAAGCTGTTCAAATCCGATAAAGCGCTTCGTTTGAAGGTGGCGGAGGTTAACGCTTTGGAGGCGGAAATAAAAGAATTTTCCAGCGAGCGATTGCTTGAGGAGAGTAATTCTTTGAAGCGCTTGATCCAGCAGAAGGAAAGCCTGCCCGCCTCTGGCGGGATGACTTTAGACGAGGCCCTGCCTCGGGCTTTTGCGTTGGTGCGGGAAACCGCCAAGCGGACTTTGAATCAGCGGCATTTTGATGTGCAGTTGATGGGCGGAATGGTTTTACATCAGGGAAAGATTGCCGAGATGCGCACGGGCGAAGGTAAAACTCTTTCGGCTACCGCTCCGGTTTATTTAAACGCTCTTTCCGGAAAAGGAGTGCATGTGATTACCGTCAATGAATATCTGGCGAAGCGTGACGCAGTCTGGATGGGTCAGATTTATCACGCGCTCGGTCTGAAAATCGCCTGCCTGATTCATGAAGGAGCGAAAATGTATGACCCGGAATTCCGCGGCAAGAACCAAGAATCGGCTTTGCTGGATAAAGAGCGCGATACTACCGGAAGTTTTTTGGTGCAGGAAGATTATTTGCGTCCTGTGAGCCGCCGGGAGGCTTATCTCGCAGACATCACCTACGGAACCAATCATGAATTCGGTTTTGATTATCTGCGTGATAATTTGGTTTATTCCACTGATCAGCAGGTACAGCGAGAGAGAAATTACGCAATCATCGACGAAGTCGATAGCGTTTTAATTGATGAAGCCCGCACGCCTTTAATTATTTCCGCCCCCGATACTGCTTCCAGCGATTACTACAAAACCTTTGCCCGCTTAGTGCAGGGATTAGAAGATGGCGTGGATTACATTAAAGATGAAAAAATCCGCACGATTGAAATTACTGATGAAGGAATTAACAAAGTAGAGAAAGCGGCGAATGTGCAGAATATTTATTCTCCGGAAAATTTGCGGCTTACACATTATCTCAATGAAAGTTTGAAGGCGAGGGCTTTATTCAAGCGGGATAAGGATTATGTGGTGAAGGACGGCGAAATTATTCTAGTGGATCAATTCACTGGCCGGTTGATGCTGGGTCGCCGCTATTCCGGCGGATTACATCAGGCGATAGAAGCGAAAGAAGGCGTGCAAGTTCAGCAGGAGTCCCGGACTTACGCTTCCATTTCTATCCAAAATTATTTCCGTTTGTATAAAAAACTCGCCGGCATGACCGGTACGGCGCAGACCTCTGCGGAAGAATTCGATAAGGTTTATAAACTTGAGGCAAACAGCATTCAGCCGAACCGGCCGATGGTGCGCAAAGATGATCCGGATTTGATTTACAAAACAGCCGCCGGAAAATATTTGGCGATTGCCGCTGACGTAAAAGAGCGGCAGAAAAAAGGCCAGCCGGTGTTGATTGGCACGGTTTCGATTGTGAAAAATGAGGAGCTTTCCAAGGCTTTGCGGGATGCCGGAATTCAGCATGAAATGTTGAACGCAAAAAACCATGAGCGGGAAGGCGCCATTATCGCGCAGGCTGGAAGGGCCGGAGCGGTAACAGTGGCCACGAATATGGCCGGCCGCGGTGTGGATATTATCTTAGGTGGAAATCCTCCGGATATTACCGAATCGCAAAAAGTAAAAGACGCGGGAGGTTTGCACGTAATCGGCACCGAGCGGCACGAGTCCCGTCGTATTGATAATCAGTTGCGTGGTCGTTCGGGCCGCCAAGGAGATCCGGGTTCTTCGCAATTCTTTTTGTCGCTGGAAGACGATTTGATGAGAATTTTCGGCGGAGAAAGAATTCGCTCAATGATGGAGTGGTTGAAAGTGCCGGAAGACATGCCAATCAGCGCGAAGTTGGTGACTCGTTCGGTTTCGCAGGCTCAATCAAAAGTGGAGGGTTTCAATTTTGACGCCCGCAAACATTTATTGGATTACGACGACGTAATGAATAAGCAGCGTTTGGCGATTTATAAAAAGAGGCAGGATTTATTGTTGGAGAAAAGCCACCCGCAAATTTTGGGAATGTTCGATATGCTCTGGATGAGTCATTTGGAGAATATGGAAGCGCTTGCTGAATCTGTGCGCCTACGCGCTTATGGCCAGCACGATCCGCTTGTTGAATACCGCCGTGAAGGTCATCTATTGTTCCAGCAGTTGCTGGCGGAATTTGATCAGTGGATGGTGGAGAACGCGGAAAAGTTGAAAGAGCATGCCGGCCACGACCATTCGCAAATTCCTCAGCCAAATATTCCAAAAGCGGATTCTACTTCCGGCAGCGAAGTTGGCAGAAATGATCCGTGTCCATGCGGATCAAAGAAGGAAGATGGATCGCCGAAAAAGTATAAACACTGTCACGGTAAATAA
- a CDS encoding type II secretion system protein, with product MRKAGGFTLIELLLYVAIFAMVAGMFTGILVIILRVEGQQSGLVEVSEQMNFAMNRIQSLIRESNLSSEPIVGVPPSFTPTSLLTLVTASGSQKIERVGTEILVNGTPITTGKVKVGNLKFTKYTVTNPSAEDIPSLVPIHTIEIEMTVSNSNTNPQNEVTRTLKSSASPIAK from the coding sequence ATGAGAAAGGCGGGCGGTTTTACATTAATAGAGTTGCTATTGTACGTAGCCATCTTCGCGATGGTCGCCGGAATGTTCACCGGAATTTTGGTGATTATTTTGCGGGTTGAGGGACAGCAAAGCGGCTTAGTGGAAGTTTCCGAGCAGATGAATTTCGCGATGAACCGCATCCAAAGCCTGATCCGAGAATCCAATCTTTCCTCCGAACCGATCGTCGGCGTGCCGCCCTCTTTTACGCCGACCTCCTTACTGACGCTCGTCACCGCCTCCGGATCGCAAAAAATTGAGCGAGTTGGCACGGAAATTCTAGTGAACGGCACACCAATCACCACTGGAAAAGTTAAAGTAGGTAATCTGAAATTCACTAAGTATACGGTCACTAATCCCTCCGCCGAAGACATCCCCTCTCTGGTACCGATCCATACGATCGAGATCGAAATGACCGTTTCCAACTCCAACACCAACCCGCAAAACGAAGTCACCCGCACTCTCAAGTCTTCTGCCAGCCCTATCGCTAAATAA
- a CDS encoding sugar transferase produces MNRLIDLLGSALGLLITAPLYPIISAAIRVESKGPAVIRLNRVSNGKKIRVFKFRSMYEGAHEMKRVLKVLNERTDGPFFKMTKDPRVTKVGRLLRKFRIDEIPQLINVLKGDMALVGPRPHEPEEVVHYPNEYKHLMLAKAGLTGLSQVSGASGLPFLKELELDAHYLKNKSLAMDAKILAKTAAIMFFDPTAV; encoded by the coding sequence ATGAACCGGCTAATAGACCTACTCGGCTCGGCGCTGGGATTGTTGATAACTGCGCCGCTTTACCCGATCATCTCGGCCGCGATTAGAGTTGAATCAAAAGGACCGGCCGTCATCCGCTTGAACCGGGTCAGCAACGGTAAAAAAATCCGGGTATTCAAGTTCCGTTCTATGTATGAAGGGGCGCACGAAATGAAAAGGGTGTTGAAGGTGCTCAATGAACGAACCGACGGCCCGTTCTTCAAAATGACCAAAGACCCGCGCGTAACTAAAGTCGGCCGCCTGCTCCGCAAATTCCGCATTGATGAAATCCCCCAGCTAATCAATGTACTGAAGGGCGATATGGCGTTGGTTGGCCCAAGACCACACGAACCGGAAGAAGTGGTGCACTACCCCAATGAGTACAAACACCTGATGCTCGCCAAAGCCGGGCTCACGGGACTATCTCAAGTAAGCGGCGCCTCCGGCCTGCCGTTTTTAAAAGAATTAGAACTCGACGCGCATTATCTAAAAAACAAATCGCTCGCGATGGACGCAAAAATCCTCGCCAAGACCGCGGCAATAATGTTCTTCGATCCGACCGCCGTTTAA
- a CDS encoding glycosyltransferase: protein MKVALVHDYLNQYGGGERVLECLMEMFPEAPVYTLLHDVEKTGGRFESRVVKTSFLDFKFARRNHRWFIPFMPLAARSLNLGDKYDLIISDTAGFAKGIRYNRLTTKHISYIHTPLRYAWEQEEYLGNLMTNSQLLISKPILNYLKNWDYKYGKRPDVLLANSKFIGKKVKEYYGRPAKVVYPPVDMDVFYYDEGEKPKIRNPYYLAIGRVLHYKRFDLVVEAFKKLGLPLKIAGGGPELENIKKLAAGVGNIEFLSFLNDENDLRKLYAGAKALIFPQVEDFGLVAAEAQACGTPVIAYAEGGALEIVENGKTGILFPQQSVESLVGAVELFERKRFSRKAIATSAQRFSKEHFRREIVSLI, encoded by the coding sequence ATGAAAGTTGCGCTCGTGCACGATTATCTAAATCAGTACGGCGGGGGAGAGCGGGTGTTGGAGTGCTTAATGGAAATGTTCCCGGAAGCTCCGGTGTACACCCTGCTTCACGACGTGGAAAAAACCGGTGGCCGCTTTGAAAGCCGCGTGGTTAAGACCAGTTTTTTGGATTTTAAATTTGCCCGCCGCAATCACCGCTGGTTTATTCCGTTTATGCCGTTGGCGGCCCGCTCGCTGAATTTGGGAGATAAATATGACCTGATAATTTCCGATACCGCAGGCTTCGCGAAAGGAATCCGCTATAATCGCCTCACCACCAAGCATATTTCCTATATTCACACTCCGCTCCGCTACGCATGGGAGCAGGAGGAATACCTCGGTAACTTAATGACTAACTCCCAATTACTAATTTCTAAGCCAATCCTTAATTATCTGAAGAATTGGGATTATAAATATGGAAAGCGGCCGGATGTGTTATTGGCGAATTCTAAATTCATCGGGAAAAAAGTGAAGGAGTATTATGGCCGCCCCGCGAAAGTAGTTTATCCGCCGGTAGATATGGATGTTTTTTATTATGACGAAGGCGAAAAACCGAAAATTCGGAACCCGTATTATCTCGCTATCGGCAGGGTGTTGCACTACAAGCGTTTTGATTTGGTGGTGGAGGCGTTTAAGAAATTGGGATTACCGCTGAAAATAGCCGGTGGCGGGCCGGAGCTGGAGAATATAAAAAAACTGGCGGCGGGCGTGGGCAATATTGAATTCCTAAGTTTTTTGAACGACGAAAATGATTTGCGGAAACTTTACGCGGGAGCAAAAGCGTTGATCTTCCCGCAGGTGGAAGACTTTGGTTTGGTGGCGGCAGAGGCGCAGGCTTGCGGCACGCCGGTGATTGCTTATGCCGAAGGGGGAGCGTTAGAGATAGTGGAGAATGGAAAGACCGGAATTCTTTTTCCCCAGCAAAGCGTGGAGAGTTTGGTTGGGGCGGTGGAGTTGTTTGAGAGGAAACGTTTTAGCCGAAAAGCCATTGCTACCTCTGCGCAACGTTTCTCAAAAGAGCATTTTAGGAGGGAGATTGTGAGTCTGATTTAG